Proteins from a genomic interval of Medicago truncatula cultivar Jemalong A17 chromosome 3, MtrunA17r5.0-ANR, whole genome shotgun sequence:
- the LOC25488672 gene encoding plant intracellular Ras-group-related LRR protein 7, protein MGCIASKNAETKASRISRWRSTGIVALRDSKLKTFPDEIIDLDRSVRTLDLTHNRIVDIPVEISKLINVQRLILADNLIDRLPVNLGKLQSLKLVNLDGNRISSLPDELGQLVRLERLSIAGNLLTSLPATIGSLRNLLILNISNNKLHSLPESVGSCFSLEELQANDNLIEDLPSSVCNLSHLKSLCLDNNNVKQIPMNLLKDCKALQNLSLHGNPISMDQFQQMDGFQEFEARRKKKFDKQIDSNVMIGSKGLDEGVDL, encoded by the exons ATGGGTTGTATAGCTAGCAAAAACGCCGAAACCAAAGCCAGTAGAATCTCACGCTGGCGATCCACTGGCATTGTTGCTTTGCGTGATTCCAAATTGAAG ACTTTTCCAGATGAAATCATTGATTTAGACAGATCTGTACGCACTCTTGACTTAACACATAATCGAATCG TTGACATCCCCGTGGAAATTAGCAAATTGATTAATGTGCAGCGCCTG ATATTAGCGGACAACCTCATTGATAGACTTCCAGTGAACTTGGGGAAACTCCAATCTCTTAAACTTGTGAACCTTGATGGAAATCGAATTTCTTCCTTGCCAGATGAAT TGGGGCAGTTAGTAAGGCTTGAACGCTTATCCATCGCAGGGAATTTGTTAACATCCTTGCCGGCAACGATTGGCAGTTTGAGAAAC CTGTTGATTTTAAACATCTCAAATAACAAGTTACATTCTCTTCCGGAATCTGTTGGGAGTTGCTTCTCTTTGGAAGAATTACAGGCCAATG ATAATCTTATTGAAGATCTTCCTTCGTCAGTTTGCAATCTCTCTCACTTGAAGTCACTTTGCTTAGACAACAATAATGTTAAGcag ATACCTATGAATCTATTGAAAGATTGCAAAGCTCTTCAAAACCTATCACTGCATGGTAATCCTATATCAATGGATCAATTTCAACAG ATGGACGGGTTTCAAGAGTTTGAAgcaagaaggaaaaagaaatttgacAAACAAATCGATTCAAATGTAATGATTGGTTCCAAAGGTCTTGATGAGGGTGTCGATCTATGA
- the LOC25488674 gene encoding pre-mRNA-splicing factor ATP-dependent RNA helicase DEAH1 isoform X1, which yields MASDDDLKTWVSDKLMSLLGYSQRTVVQYMIGISKQAASPADLVGKLVDCGISTTDSRAFAEEIFSRVPRRSSGLNQYQKQEREAAMLARKQATYTILKDDDDIDDDHTVGGDDKSSITTASTSRKPDNHKKRFRKKTEVQDDQEDEVISRKERERQVKRRTSPDEESGSESEEERLKDQREKDELVQHMRERDAAATRKLTEQKLTRKEEEEAIRRSNAAEQDDLRSLRKYSRQEYLKKREEKKLEELRDDIEDEQYLFDGVKLSEVEQRELRHKKELYELIKKRSEEADNVNEYRMPDAYDQEGGVNQEKRFSVAMQRYRDTNAEEKMNPFAEQEAWEEHQIGKATLKYGSKNKKLASDDYQFVFEDQIDFIKASVMDGDKFDNDEMADSIEKSKAKSAAEALQEERKKLPIYTYRDELLQAVHDHQVLVIVGETGSGKTTQIPQYLHEAGYTKHGMIACTQPRRVAAMSVAARVAHELGVKLGHEVGYSIRFEDCTSDKTILKYMTDGMLLREFLGEPDLASYSVVMVDEAHERTLSTDILFALVKDISRFRPDLKLLISSATLDAEKFSDYFDSAPIFKIPGRRYPVEIHFTKAPEADYLDAAIVTALQIHVTQPPGDILIFLTGQEEIETAEEILKHRTRGLGTKIAELIICPIYANLPTELQAKIFEPTPEGARKVVLATNIAETSLTIDGIKYVIDPGFVKMKSYNPKTGMESLLVSPISKASAMQRAGRSGRTGPGKCFRLYTAYNFQNDLDDNTVPEIQRTNLTNVVLTLKSLGIHDLLHFEFMDPPPAEALLKALELLFALSALNKLGELTKVGRRMAEFPLDPMLSKMIVVSEKYKCSEDIISIAAMLSIGNSIFYRPKDKQVHADNARLNFHTGNVGDHMALLKVYNSWKETNYSTQWCYENYIQVRSMKRARDIRDQLAGLLERVEIELTTNPNDLDAIKKSITSGFFPHSSKLQKNGSYRTLKHGQTVHIHPSSGLAQVLPKWVVYHELVLTTKEYMRQITELKAEWLLEIAPHYYQLKDVEDTGSKKMPRGEGRARITDN from the exons ATGGCGAGCGATGACGATCTAAAGACATGGGTTTCAGATAAGTTGATGTCACTACTTGGATATTCTCAGCGCACAGTTGTACAGTACATGATTGGAATAT CTAAGCAAGCTGCTTCACCAGCTGATTTAGTGGGAAAGCTAGTGGATTGTGGGATTTCAACAACAGACTCCCGTGCGTTTGCGGAAGAAATTTTCTCAAGAGTTCCTCGTAGATCATCCGGCTTAAAT CAATATCAAAAACAAGAGAGAGAAGCTGCAATGTTGGCAAGGAAGCAGGCGACTTACACAATTTTGAAGGATGATGACGATATTGACGATGACCATACTGTTGGTGGTGACGATAAATCGTCGATAACTACTGCTTCTACATCTAGAAAGCCAGACAATCATAAAAAACGTTTCAGGAAGAAAACTGAAGTTCAAGATGATCAAGAAGATGAG GTAATTTCAAGGAAAGAAAGGGAAAGGCAGGTTAAGAGAAGAACTTCCCCTGATGAAGAGAGTGGTTCAGAg TCAGAAGAAGAAAGACTGAAAGATCAAAGAGAAAAGGATGAATTAGTGCAGCATATGAGAGAAAGAGATGCTGCAGCAACACGGAAG TTGACTGAACAAAAATTAACACGAAAGGAGGAAG AAGAAGCAATTCGAAGATCTAATGCTGCAGAGCAGGATGATCTGCGTTCTTTGAG AAAGTATTCACGGCAAGAATACTTGAAGAAAAGGGAGGAAAAGAAATTAGAAGAACTGAG AGATGATATTGAAGATGAACAATATCTATTTGATGGTGTGAAGCTTTCAGAAGTGGAACAGCGTGAGTTAAG GCACAAGAAAGAACTATATGAACTTATAAAAAAGCGGTCAGAGGAGGCAGACAATGTGAATGAG TATAGAATGCCAGACGCTTATGATCAAGAAGGCGGCGTTAATCAAGAAAAGAGATTTTCTGTGGCTATGCAGCGTTACAG GGATACAAATGCTGAGGAAAAGATGAATCCATTTGCTGAACAAGAGGCATGGGAGGAACATCAAATCG GAAAGGCAACACTGAAGTATGgctccaaaaataaaaaactagccTCTGATGATTACCA GTTTGTGTTCGAGGACCAAATTGATTTTATCAAGGCATCTGTGATGGATGGAGATAAG TTTGACAATGACGAGATGGCAGATTCAATTGAAAAGTCCAAAGCAAAGTCTGCAGCAGAGGCACTTCAG GAGGAGAGGAAAAAGTTACCCATTTATACTTATCGGGATGAATTGCTCCAAGCTGTTCATGACCACCAG GTACTTGTAATTGTTGGTGAAACCGGTTCTGGAAAGACTACACAAATTCCTCAATATCTTCATGAAGCTGGCTACACAAAACATGGAATG ATTGCATGTACTCAGCCACGTCGTGTTGCTGCTATGAGTGTGGCTGCTCGAGTTGCTCACGAATTAGGTGTTAAACTAGGACACGAG gtTGGGTACTCCATCCGTTTTGAGGATTGCACATCAGACAAGACTATTCTGAAATATATGACAGATGGAATGTTACTGAGGGAATTTCTTGGTGAGCCTGATCTGGCAAGTTATAG TGTTGTGATGGTGGATGAGGCTCATGAAAGGACACTCTCAACTGATATCTTGTTTGCATTAGTGAAG gATATTTCTCGCTTCCGACCTGATCTTAAGTTGCTGATATCAAGTGCTACACTTGATGCAGAAAAGTTCAGTGATTACTTCGATTCTGCTCCGATATTCAAAATTCCAGGGAGAAGGTATCCAGTTGAAATACACTTTACCAAAGCACCAGAAGCTGACTACTTAGATGCAGCTATTGTAACAGCACTTCAAATCCATGTTACTCAACCTCCTGGAGATATATTAATATTCCTTACTGGTCAAGAAGAAATCGAAACGGCTGAAGAAATCTTGAAGCATCGAACTAGAGGCTTAGGGACTAAAATTGCTGAATTAATTATATGTCCTATATATGCCaacctaccaactgaactacaGGCTAAAATATTTGAACCAACTCCTGAAGGGGCACGAAAGGTTGTTCTTGCTACCAATATCGCAGAAACATCATTGACAATTGATGGAATAAAGTATGTCATTGATCCAGGATTTGTTAAGATGAAGAGTTATAATCCAAAGACAGGAATGGAGTCTTTACTAGTGTCTCCCATCTCAAAAGCCTCAGCTATGCAACGAGCTGGTAGATCTGGAAGAACAGGTCCTGGAAAGTGCTTCCGGTTGTATACTGcatacaattttcaaaatgatttgGATGATAACACAGTACCCGAAATACAGAGGACTAACCTCACAAATGTAGTTTTGACTTTAAAAAGTCTTGGTATTCATGACTTGTTGCACTTTGAATTTATGGATCCTCCACCTGCTGAGGCCTTATTGAAAGCCCTGGAGCTTCTATTTGCTTTAAGTGCTTTAAATAAGCTTGGTGAGTTAACTAAGGTAGGTAGACGGATGGCAGAGTTCCCACTTGATCCTATGTTGTCAAAAATGATAGTGGTTTCAGAAAAATACAAGTGTTCAGAAGACATCATTTCCATTGCTGCTATGCTTTCTATTGGAAACTCAATATTTTACCGTCCAAAGGATAAACAAGTGCATGCAGACAATGCAAGGCTGAATTTTCACACTGGAAATGTTGGAGACCATATGGCGTTGCTCAAG gTCTACAATTCTTGGAAGGAGACCAATTATTCAACACAATGGtgttatgaaaattatataCAG gtAAGGAGCATGAAACGGGCGAGGGATATCCGTGATCAACTTGCAGGTCTATTAGAGAGGGTTGAGATTGAGCTTACTACAAATCCTAATGATTTAGATGCCATCAAGAAATCTATAACATCTG GATTTTTCCCACACTcatcaaaattgcaaaaaaatggATCGTATCGGACACTTAAACATGGGCAGACTGTTCACATACATCCTAGTTCGGGGCTGGCACAG GTTCTCCCAAAATGGGTTGTGTACCATGAACTAGTACTCACAACCAAGGAGTATATGAGACAG ATCACAGAGTTAAAGGCAGAGTGGTTGTTGGAGATAGCCCCTCACTATTACCAGCTCAAGGATGTTGAAGACA CTGGTTCCAAGAAAATGCCCCGTGGAGAAGGACGCGCAAGAATCACAGACAACTAG
- the LOC25488674 gene encoding pre-mRNA-splicing factor ATP-dependent RNA helicase DEAH1 isoform X2 codes for MVISRKERERQVKRRTSPDEESGSESEEERLKDQREKDELVQHMRERDAAATRKLTEQKLTRKEEEEAIRRSNAAEQDDLRSLRKYSRQEYLKKREEKKLEELRDDIEDEQYLFDGVKLSEVEQRELRHKKELYELIKKRSEEADNVNEYRMPDAYDQEGGVNQEKRFSVAMQRYRDTNAEEKMNPFAEQEAWEEHQIGKATLKYGSKNKKLASDDYQFVFEDQIDFIKASVMDGDKFDNDEMADSIEKSKAKSAAEALQEERKKLPIYTYRDELLQAVHDHQVLVIVGETGSGKTTQIPQYLHEAGYTKHGMIACTQPRRVAAMSVAARVAHELGVKLGHEVGYSIRFEDCTSDKTILKYMTDGMLLREFLGEPDLASYSVVMVDEAHERTLSTDILFALVKDISRFRPDLKLLISSATLDAEKFSDYFDSAPIFKIPGRRYPVEIHFTKAPEADYLDAAIVTALQIHVTQPPGDILIFLTGQEEIETAEEILKHRTRGLGTKIAELIICPIYANLPTELQAKIFEPTPEGARKVVLATNIAETSLTIDGIKYVIDPGFVKMKSYNPKTGMESLLVSPISKASAMQRAGRSGRTGPGKCFRLYTAYNFQNDLDDNTVPEIQRTNLTNVVLTLKSLGIHDLLHFEFMDPPPAEALLKALELLFALSALNKLGELTKVGRRMAEFPLDPMLSKMIVVSEKYKCSEDIISIAAMLSIGNSIFYRPKDKQVHADNARLNFHTGNVGDHMALLKVYNSWKETNYSTQWCYENYIQVRSMKRARDIRDQLAGLLERVEIELTTNPNDLDAIKKSITSGFFPHSSKLQKNGSYRTLKHGQTVHIHPSSGLAQVLPKWVVYHELVLTTKEYMRQITELKAEWLLEIAPHYYQLKDVEDTGSKKMPRGEGRARITDN; via the exons ATG GTAATTTCAAGGAAAGAAAGGGAAAGGCAGGTTAAGAGAAGAACTTCCCCTGATGAAGAGAGTGGTTCAGAg TCAGAAGAAGAAAGACTGAAAGATCAAAGAGAAAAGGATGAATTAGTGCAGCATATGAGAGAAAGAGATGCTGCAGCAACACGGAAG TTGACTGAACAAAAATTAACACGAAAGGAGGAAG AAGAAGCAATTCGAAGATCTAATGCTGCAGAGCAGGATGATCTGCGTTCTTTGAG AAAGTATTCACGGCAAGAATACTTGAAGAAAAGGGAGGAAAAGAAATTAGAAGAACTGAG AGATGATATTGAAGATGAACAATATCTATTTGATGGTGTGAAGCTTTCAGAAGTGGAACAGCGTGAGTTAAG GCACAAGAAAGAACTATATGAACTTATAAAAAAGCGGTCAGAGGAGGCAGACAATGTGAATGAG TATAGAATGCCAGACGCTTATGATCAAGAAGGCGGCGTTAATCAAGAAAAGAGATTTTCTGTGGCTATGCAGCGTTACAG GGATACAAATGCTGAGGAAAAGATGAATCCATTTGCTGAACAAGAGGCATGGGAGGAACATCAAATCG GAAAGGCAACACTGAAGTATGgctccaaaaataaaaaactagccTCTGATGATTACCA GTTTGTGTTCGAGGACCAAATTGATTTTATCAAGGCATCTGTGATGGATGGAGATAAG TTTGACAATGACGAGATGGCAGATTCAATTGAAAAGTCCAAAGCAAAGTCTGCAGCAGAGGCACTTCAG GAGGAGAGGAAAAAGTTACCCATTTATACTTATCGGGATGAATTGCTCCAAGCTGTTCATGACCACCAG GTACTTGTAATTGTTGGTGAAACCGGTTCTGGAAAGACTACACAAATTCCTCAATATCTTCATGAAGCTGGCTACACAAAACATGGAATG ATTGCATGTACTCAGCCACGTCGTGTTGCTGCTATGAGTGTGGCTGCTCGAGTTGCTCACGAATTAGGTGTTAAACTAGGACACGAG gtTGGGTACTCCATCCGTTTTGAGGATTGCACATCAGACAAGACTATTCTGAAATATATGACAGATGGAATGTTACTGAGGGAATTTCTTGGTGAGCCTGATCTGGCAAGTTATAG TGTTGTGATGGTGGATGAGGCTCATGAAAGGACACTCTCAACTGATATCTTGTTTGCATTAGTGAAG gATATTTCTCGCTTCCGACCTGATCTTAAGTTGCTGATATCAAGTGCTACACTTGATGCAGAAAAGTTCAGTGATTACTTCGATTCTGCTCCGATATTCAAAATTCCAGGGAGAAGGTATCCAGTTGAAATACACTTTACCAAAGCACCAGAAGCTGACTACTTAGATGCAGCTATTGTAACAGCACTTCAAATCCATGTTACTCAACCTCCTGGAGATATATTAATATTCCTTACTGGTCAAGAAGAAATCGAAACGGCTGAAGAAATCTTGAAGCATCGAACTAGAGGCTTAGGGACTAAAATTGCTGAATTAATTATATGTCCTATATATGCCaacctaccaactgaactacaGGCTAAAATATTTGAACCAACTCCTGAAGGGGCACGAAAGGTTGTTCTTGCTACCAATATCGCAGAAACATCATTGACAATTGATGGAATAAAGTATGTCATTGATCCAGGATTTGTTAAGATGAAGAGTTATAATCCAAAGACAGGAATGGAGTCTTTACTAGTGTCTCCCATCTCAAAAGCCTCAGCTATGCAACGAGCTGGTAGATCTGGAAGAACAGGTCCTGGAAAGTGCTTCCGGTTGTATACTGcatacaattttcaaaatgatttgGATGATAACACAGTACCCGAAATACAGAGGACTAACCTCACAAATGTAGTTTTGACTTTAAAAAGTCTTGGTATTCATGACTTGTTGCACTTTGAATTTATGGATCCTCCACCTGCTGAGGCCTTATTGAAAGCCCTGGAGCTTCTATTTGCTTTAAGTGCTTTAAATAAGCTTGGTGAGTTAACTAAGGTAGGTAGACGGATGGCAGAGTTCCCACTTGATCCTATGTTGTCAAAAATGATAGTGGTTTCAGAAAAATACAAGTGTTCAGAAGACATCATTTCCATTGCTGCTATGCTTTCTATTGGAAACTCAATATTTTACCGTCCAAAGGATAAACAAGTGCATGCAGACAATGCAAGGCTGAATTTTCACACTGGAAATGTTGGAGACCATATGGCGTTGCTCAAG gTCTACAATTCTTGGAAGGAGACCAATTATTCAACACAATGGtgttatgaaaattatataCAG gtAAGGAGCATGAAACGGGCGAGGGATATCCGTGATCAACTTGCAGGTCTATTAGAGAGGGTTGAGATTGAGCTTACTACAAATCCTAATGATTTAGATGCCATCAAGAAATCTATAACATCTG GATTTTTCCCACACTcatcaaaattgcaaaaaaatggATCGTATCGGACACTTAAACATGGGCAGACTGTTCACATACATCCTAGTTCGGGGCTGGCACAG GTTCTCCCAAAATGGGTTGTGTACCATGAACTAGTACTCACAACCAAGGAGTATATGAGACAG ATCACAGAGTTAAAGGCAGAGTGGTTGTTGGAGATAGCCCCTCACTATTACCAGCTCAAGGATGTTGAAGACA CTGGTTCCAAGAAAATGCCCCGTGGAGAAGGACGCGCAAGAATCACAGACAACTAG
- the LOC25488675 gene encoding cell division control protein 48 homolog C encodes MARYQQVLLSRINSCKSKFSSAEEITDYLYKTYSDYSWKTNPPLLHLVRKALASSSNNNNEETLSKKRKIIEPEPESEEETESDADADEEVTMFKDLVGNEMKKIIKELKRSVKLLRQPELIKEYGMKPKRGILLHGPSGCGKTMLAYAIANEAEVPFYPVSATDVVSGRSEENITELFSKAKTNAPSVIFVDDIDAIALEGKNLQRQIETRSMAELLTCMDEASSSGSSDEPTGYVLVIGATNRLDAIDSALRRPGRFDCEILVGIPDESAREEILIMHTRNCSHKLDRSIDLRKIARSTPGFVGADLEALVGKVLELAFQRIMDEMEPESSNDLMSDDESWWKENWSPQQKNKFAIKMSDFEEAIKMVQPSLTREGFSPIPDVKWEDVGALDLVKEEFDLHILRRIKYPEDYEGLGLDRDTGFLLYGPPGCGKTLIGKAVANEAGANFIYIKGPELLNKYVGESDCGVRKLFDRARACAPCILFLDEVDALTTKHGNEDALVIERILKQLLIELDGAEQRTGVFVIGATNRPEVMDSALLRLGRFGNLIHIPLPSPDDRVSILKTLARRKETLARRKETHARFKLKPIDADASVDLSDIARMKACKNFNGADLAALMDNAILAALAEKRTTTRTKDDTLTVKARHFEVALTKVSPSVSEMQRKYYEGISKSFKAK; translated from the exons atggcACGTTACCAACAAGTGCTTCTCAGTAGAATCAATTCTTGCAAATCAAAATTCTCATCCGCCGAAGAAATCACCGATTATCTCTATAAAACTTACTCCGATTACAGCTGGAAAACAAATCCACCACTCCTTCATTTAGTTCGTAAAGCTCTCGCTTCTTCTTCtaacaacaacaatgaagaaACTCTTTCAAAGAAACGCAAGATTATTGAACCTGAACCTGAATCCGAAGAAGAAACTGAATCTGATGCTGATGCTGATGAAGAGGTGACTATGTTTAAGGATTTAGTTGGAAATGAAATGAAGAAGATAATAAAGGAATTGAAGAGAAGTGTTAAGTTACTGCGTCAACCTGAATTGATTAAAGAGTATGGAATGAAACCTAAAAGAGGAATTTTGTTACATGGGCCATCTGGTTGTGGAAAAACTATGCTTGCTTATGCTATTGCTAATGAAGCTGAAGTTCCCTTTTATCCTGTCTCTGCTACTGATGTTGTTTCCG GGAGATCTGAAGAAAACATTACAGAGCTTTTCTCTAAAGCAAAAACGAATGCTCCATCAGTTATCTTTGTTGATGATATTGATGCAATTGCTTTGGAAGGAAAGAATTTACAGCGACAGATAGAGACACGAAGTATGGCAGAATTATTAACTTGCATGGATGAAGCTTCTTCTTCAGGAAGTTCTGATGAACCTACTGGTTATGTTCTTGTAATTGGAGCCACAAATAGGCTTGATGCTATTGACTCTGCTCTTAGAAGGCCTGGCCGTTTTGATTGTGAAATTCTTGTTGGCATTCCTGATGAATCTGCGAGGGAGGAGATCCTTATCATGCATACTCGAAATTGCAGTCACAAGCTTGATAGATCAATTGATCTGCGAAAAATAGCCAGGTCTACGCCGGGATTTGTTGGTGCTGATTTAGAAGCTCTGGTTGGCAAAGTTTTAGAGCTGGCATTTCAGAGGATAATGGATGAAATGGAACCTGAATCATCAAATGATCTCATGAGTGATGATGAAAGCTGGTGGAAGGAGAATTGGTCgcctcaacaaaaaaataaatttgcaatCAAAATGTCTGATTTTGAG GAAGCAATCAAAATGGTACAACCTTCGTTAACAAGAGAAGGATTCTCTCCCATTCCTGATGTTAAATGGGAAGATGTTGGTGCACTTGATCTTGTAAAAGAGGAGTTTGATCTCCACATTCTAAGGCGTATAAAATATCCCGAGGATTATGAG GGACTTGGGTTGGATCGAGACACGGGGTTTTTGCTTTACGGGCCTCCAGGATGTGGTAAAACACTGATTGGCAAAGCTGTTGCCAATGAAGCCGGAGctaatttcatttatattaag GGTCCTGAGCTTCTAAATAAATATGTTGGAGAAAGCGATTGTGGAGTCCGGAAATTATTTGATCGTGCAAGGGCATGTGCACCATGTATACTTTTTCTTGATGAG gTGGATGCTTTGACAACAAAACATGGCAATGAAGATGCACTGGTTATTGAAAGAATATTGAAACAG TTGCTTATTGAGTTAGATGGCGCAGAGCAACGGACAGGTGTTTTCGTGATTGGTGCAACCAATAG GCCTGAGGTGATGGACAGTGCTCTCCTAAGGCTGGGTAGATTTGGTAATCTTATTCATATCCCTCTTCCAAGCCCAGACGACCGTGTTTCGATATTGAAAACTCTTGCAAGGCGTAAGGAAACTCTTGCTAGGCGTAAGGAAACTCATGCAAGGTTTAAGCTTAAGCCTATTGATGCCGATGCCAGTGTGGATTTGAGCGACATTGCAAGAATGAAAGCTTGTAAAAACTTTAATGGTGCTGATCTTGCTGCATTG ATGGACAATGCAATATTGGCCGCTCTCGCAGAGAAGAGGACCACAACCAGGACAAAAGATGATACATTGACCGTCAAGGCAAGGCATTTTGAGGTAGCACTGACTAAAGTCTCTCCGTCTGTGTCAGAAATG CAAAGGAAGTACTATGAGGGCATTTCGAAGAGCTTTAAAGCAAAATGA